In Spirosoma aureum, a single genomic region encodes these proteins:
- a CDS encoding YMGG-like glycine zipper-containing protein codes for MKTIHNKLTLILLATILGHSIHAQTRLGWAPQTTGAVVGAGVGAVAGAVINKRNPAVGGVVGGVIGGATGYAVGKQKKKRWSPQAKGTAIGAGVGGAAGAIINKRNRVVGGVIGGVVGGAAGYGVGKVIDNKNKREAAARAAAEREAIARAEAEREAAARVSDPASTDLKPYVATNRTNGTTQAAPVVQPTALYSPKGSPSSYILRQGYLPNESFGDESTAYGDSEYRRKSW; via the coding sequence ATGAAAACGATTCATAATAAACTAACCTTGATTTTACTGGCCACTATTCTGGGCCATTCGATCCATGCACAGACCCGATTGGGTTGGGCTCCACAAACAACGGGTGCTGTAGTAGGCGCAGGAGTTGGAGCGGTGGCTGGTGCTGTTATCAACAAGCGTAACCCTGCTGTTGGTGGGGTAGTTGGTGGCGTAATTGGAGGAGCTACCGGATACGCGGTGGGTAAACAAAAGAAAAAACGCTGGAGTCCACAGGCAAAAGGTACAGCCATTGGTGCCGGTGTTGGTGGAGCCGCGGGAGCCATTATCAACAAGCGTAACCGGGTAGTTGGTGGCGTAATTGGTGGTGTTGTCGGTGGTGCTGCTGGTTATGGAGTTGGTAAAGTTATAGATAATAAGAACAAGAGAGAAGCTGCTGCCAGAGCCGCTGCCGAACGAGAGGCAATTGCCCGCGCCGAAGCCGAACGAGAAGCCGCTGCCCGTGTTTCTGATCCTGCCAGTACGGACTTGAAGCCTTACGTGGCAACAAATCGCACGAATGGCACCACTCAGGCGGCACCAGTTGTCCAGCCAACGGCACTATATAGCCCTAAGGGATCACCATCCTCCTATATTTTGAGACAGGGCTATCTGCCTAATGAATCCTTCGGTGACGAGTCGACGGCCTACGGCGATTCGGAATACAGACGAAAAAGCTGGTAG